In Catenulispora sp. EB89, a single genomic region encodes these proteins:
- a CDS encoding YbhN family protein has protein sequence MPPGLQAPDPDRRIRLPADRLRLIGAIALAVLLALAGVVGHRAGCDLRQEILHRAAAFPRFMLNVVQVLAFLSVIGVPVALAVERLVKRETVQVVDAVGAATVAYLAAFSVNVITSHFQDSAVAQAIGGATPMQVQLAVGVAVVTVLGFSRSQYRTLFLTTAALGGLAVVLLGQDSVTGVLLSALLGQIVATAWISVRGVLDTRPGIARILAELDHDGLRAHPGSVRVLEPGADGARRFRVAVTATAEEHHPRKQILDLSVLDQSQRAAYLASRLWQWIRLRGPVRRRSFFSLRRTVESEVLMAMAVEAAGIRTPRLRSARQIDQDTALLAYDHLDAPSLADLPDRAWTPALHHDVWALWQHLRSRQLAHRELTTDHLRLDPAGRLWLTDVGYGEITAEDVLCRLDGAELLVSIALRVGPGRATEEAVDALGPATVASLLPLMQPILFSEDTTKALRRHRAAGDRADLVGAIRDRIVALHPEADVQPVSLERVRPRTLLSVVGGAIAFYLLATQLTGFQTPKLNTWQAWGWVVGAAVASALTYVAAAFNLLGCVKERVPVGRTITAQVAAAFAGLVAPAAVGGLAVNTRFLQRAGIPVARAVTAVGVSQVIGFACYLVLLLLFSAFAGSHQKESGGLSAITPSATVTGVVIALAVIGLLIAAIPRLRAFVISRAKPLVTDIGPEFLQVARSPRKLAQAFGGAVGLPLAASFCLWASVNAVSGNDVNLAAMGVAYLVAKAVGSLVPTPGGIGGVEAVLTAGLTTAGVPSAVAATSVIVFRLLTWWLPVIPGWFAFTALQRRGAL, from the coding sequence GTGCCCCCAGGCCTCCAAGCCCCCGACCCCGATCGCCGCATCCGCCTCCCCGCCGACCGCCTCCGCCTCATCGGCGCCATCGCCCTCGCCGTCCTGCTCGCCCTGGCCGGCGTCGTCGGCCACCGTGCGGGCTGCGACCTGCGGCAGGAGATCCTGCACCGCGCCGCCGCCTTCCCCCGCTTCATGCTCAACGTGGTGCAGGTCCTGGCGTTCCTCTCCGTCATCGGCGTGCCGGTCGCCCTCGCCGTCGAGCGCCTCGTCAAGCGCGAGACCGTGCAGGTCGTCGATGCCGTCGGTGCCGCGACCGTCGCCTATCTCGCCGCGTTCAGCGTCAACGTCATCACCTCGCACTTCCAGGACTCCGCCGTCGCGCAGGCCATCGGCGGCGCCACGCCGATGCAGGTGCAGCTCGCGGTCGGCGTCGCGGTGGTGACCGTGCTCGGGTTCAGCCGCAGCCAGTACCGCACGCTCTTTCTCACCACCGCCGCGCTCGGCGGGCTCGCCGTCGTGCTGCTCGGGCAGGACTCCGTCACCGGGGTGCTGCTGTCGGCGCTGCTCGGCCAGATCGTCGCCACCGCCTGGATCTCCGTACGCGGCGTCCTCGACACCCGCCCCGGCATCGCGCGCATCCTCGCCGAGCTCGACCACGACGGCTTGCGCGCCCACCCCGGCTCGGTCCGCGTCCTCGAACCCGGCGCCGACGGCGCGCGCCGCTTCCGCGTCGCGGTTACTGCGACCGCCGAAGAACACCACCCCCGCAAACAAATCCTCGACCTCTCCGTCCTCGACCAAAGCCAACGCGCCGCCTACCTCGCCTCCCGCCTATGGCAGTGGATCCGCCTGCGCGGCCCCGTCCGCCGCCGCAGCTTCTTCTCCCTCCGCCGCACGGTCGAAAGCGAAGTTCTGATGGCCATGGCCGTCGAAGCCGCCGGCATCCGCACCCCGCGCCTGCGCTCGGCCCGCCAGATCGACCAGGACACCGCCCTGCTCGCCTACGACCACCTCGACGCCCCGAGCCTGGCCGATCTCCCCGACCGGGCCTGGACCCCCGCCCTCCACCACGACGTCTGGGCCCTGTGGCAGCACCTGCGCAGCCGCCAACTCGCGCACCGGGAGCTCACCACCGACCACCTCCGCCTCGACCCCGCCGGCCGGCTGTGGCTCACCGACGTCGGCTACGGCGAGATCACCGCCGAGGACGTGCTCTGCCGCCTCGACGGCGCCGAACTCCTCGTCTCCATCGCCCTGCGTGTCGGCCCCGGACGCGCCACCGAAGAAGCCGTCGACGCCCTCGGCCCGGCGACCGTCGCCTCCCTGCTCCCGCTCATGCAGCCGATCCTGTTCTCCGAGGACACCACCAAAGCCCTGCGACGCCACCGCGCCGCCGGCGACCGCGCGGACCTCGTCGGCGCCATCCGCGACCGCATCGTCGCCCTGCACCCCGAGGCGGACGTCCAGCCGGTCAGCCTGGAGCGGGTCAGGCCTCGAACTCTCCTCAGCGTCGTCGGCGGCGCCATCGCCTTCTACCTCCTGGCCACCCAGCTCACCGGCTTCCAGACGCCCAAGCTGAACACCTGGCAGGCCTGGGGCTGGGTCGTCGGCGCCGCCGTCGCCTCCGCACTGACCTACGTCGCCGCCGCCTTCAACCTCCTGGGCTGCGTCAAGGAACGCGTCCCGGTCGGCCGGACCATCACCGCGCAGGTCGCCGCGGCCTTCGCCGGCCTCGTCGCCCCGGCGGCGGTCGGCGGCCTGGCCGTCAACACCCGGTTTCTGCAACGCGCCGGCATCCCGGTGGCGCGCGCGGTGACGGCCGTCGGCGTGTCGCAGGTCATCGGCTTCGCCTGCTACCTGGTGCTGTTGCTGCTGTTCAGCGCTTTCGCCGGGAGCCACCAGAAGGAATCCGGCGGCCTGTCGGCGATCACGCCGTCCGCGACGGTCACCGGCGTCGTCATCGCGCTGGCCGTGATCGGGCTGCTGATCGCCGCGATCCCACGGCTGCGCGCCTTCGTGATCAGCCGGGCCAAGCCGCTCGTCACGGACATCGGGCCGGAGTTCCTGCAGGTCGCGCGTTCCCCGCGCAAGCTGGCGCAGGCCTTCGGCGGCGCGGTGGGGCTGCCGCTGGCGGCGAGCTTCTGCCTGTGGGCGTCGGTGAACGCGGTCAGCGGCAACGACGTGAACCTGGCCGCGATGGGTGTCGCCTACCTGGTCGCCAAGGCGGTGGGCTCGCTGGTCCCGACACCCGGCGGCATCGGCGGCGTCGAGGCGGTGCTGACCGCCGGCCTGACCACGGCCGGGGTGCCGTCGGCGGTCGCGGCGACGTCGGTGATCGTGTTCCGGCTGCTGACGTGGTGGCTGCCGGTGATCCCGGGCTGGTTCGCGTTCACGGCGTTGCAGCGCCGCGGCGCACTCTGA
- a CDS encoding DUF421 domain-containing protein: MWHDMFVTGISYGEKTIRTVLVYAAIVILLRLAGKRELAQLNTLDLSVVLLLSNVVQNAVIGNDNSLVGGVYGATVLIVVNALFVRLQAYLSDRAPRFERVLEGSPSVLIRDGKLQIRTLRRLALRPADVIASSRKQGAEHVRDVREMVIAPGGGMLMELKESQEGADREDVQDIRADLARIQERLDMLLLQRGS, from the coding sequence ATGTGGCACGACATGTTCGTCACCGGCATCTCCTACGGCGAGAAGACCATCCGCACGGTGCTCGTCTACGCCGCGATCGTGATCCTGCTGCGGCTGGCCGGGAAGCGGGAGCTGGCACAGCTCAACACGCTGGACCTGTCGGTGGTGCTGCTGCTGTCGAACGTGGTGCAGAACGCGGTGATCGGCAACGACAACTCGCTGGTCGGCGGGGTGTACGGGGCGACGGTCCTGATCGTGGTGAACGCGCTGTTCGTGCGCCTGCAGGCGTACCTCAGCGACCGGGCACCGCGGTTCGAGCGGGTGCTGGAGGGGAGTCCCAGCGTGCTGATCCGGGACGGCAAGCTGCAGATCAGGACGCTGCGGCGGCTGGCGCTGCGGCCGGCGGACGTGATCGCCTCGTCGCGGAAGCAGGGGGCGGAGCACGTGCGGGACGTGCGGGAGATGGTGATCGCGCCGGGCGGCGGGATGCTGATGGAGCTGAAGGAGAGCCAGGAGGGGGCGGATCGGGAGGACGTGCAGGACATCCGCGCTGATCTGGCGCGGATTCAGGAGCGGCTGGACATGCTGCTGCTCCAGCGCGGGTCGTAG
- a CDS encoding ion channel protein, protein MATATEAPTAGSPARALLPLVVPAVVVGVGSSLLLILLSGLANRVQELLWRHLPGWLGVGAYSAGWVILVLTCIGALSGLVVWKAPGHAGPDPATTGLVDPPLAPGVLPGLALAVVLTLAGGVSLGPENPIIATNIALACWLGARVMGRVPAPVWLALAAAGTVGALFGTPVAAALILSESFASKPAQPSAPGQGSVPGQGSLWDKLFAPLVAAGAGAMTTQLISHPEFAMPLPTYDSVRWVDLLTAALVASLGAVVAMVAVYAFPLLHRAFNRLRQPVVRLTLGGLVLGLLGALGGKDTLFKGLSQVKDLAEHPDGHSAAGFAGLALVRLAALTFASSAGFRGGRIFPAVFAGAALGFAAHALVSTIPVTLAVACGVLGVLLAVTRSGWVSLFTAAVLGGGSALLPILCVALLPAWLLVTGRPEMELPKSAAAPAPGHGPGPSGT, encoded by the coding sequence GTGGCGACTGCGACCGAGGCCCCGACTGCGGGGTCCCCGGCGCGGGCGCTCTTGCCGTTGGTGGTGCCGGCGGTCGTGGTCGGCGTCGGGTCCAGCCTGCTGCTGATCCTGCTGTCCGGTCTCGCCAACCGGGTGCAGGAACTCCTGTGGCGGCACTTGCCGGGGTGGCTGGGCGTCGGTGCGTACTCGGCCGGCTGGGTCATTCTGGTGCTGACCTGCATCGGGGCGCTCTCCGGGCTCGTGGTCTGGAAGGCGCCGGGGCACGCCGGCCCCGATCCGGCGACCACCGGGCTCGTCGATCCGCCGCTGGCGCCGGGGGTGCTGCCGGGGCTTGCGCTGGCGGTCGTGCTGACGCTCGCCGGCGGCGTGAGCCTGGGTCCTGAGAACCCGATCATCGCGACCAACATCGCGCTGGCGTGCTGGCTCGGTGCGCGGGTGATGGGGCGCGTGCCCGCACCCGTGTGGCTGGCGCTGGCCGCTGCCGGGACCGTCGGCGCGTTGTTCGGCACGCCGGTCGCCGCCGCGCTCATCCTCTCCGAGAGCTTCGCGTCCAAGCCGGCTCAGCCATCTGCGCCAGGTCAGGGCTCCGTGCCAGGTCAGGGCTCGTTGTGGGACAAGCTGTTCGCGCCCCTGGTCGCCGCCGGAGCCGGTGCGATGACCACACAACTGATCTCCCACCCCGAGTTCGCCATGCCGCTCCCGACCTACGACAGCGTCCGCTGGGTCGACCTCCTGACCGCGGCGCTCGTCGCCTCGCTCGGCGCGGTCGTCGCCATGGTCGCCGTCTACGCGTTCCCCCTCCTGCACCGCGCCTTCAACCGGCTCCGTCAGCCCGTCGTCCGCCTGACCCTGGGCGGCCTCGTCCTGGGCCTGCTCGGCGCGCTCGGCGGCAAGGACACCCTCTTCAAAGGCCTCAGTCAGGTCAAGGACCTGGCCGAACATCCCGACGGCCACTCGGCGGCGGGCTTCGCCGGGCTGGCCCTGGTCCGCCTGGCCGCCCTGACGTTCGCGTCCTCCGCGGGCTTCCGCGGCGGCCGCATCTTCCCCGCGGTCTTCGCCGGCGCCGCCCTCGGCTTCGCCGCGCACGCCCTGGTGTCCACGATCCCGGTGACGCTGGCCGTGGCCTGCGGCGTGCTCGGCGTGCTGCTGGCCGTGACGCGCTCCGGCTGGGTCAGCCTCTTCACGGCCGCGGTGCTCGGCGGCGGCTCGGCGCTGCTCCCGATCCTGTGCGTGGCGCTGCTTCCCGCGTGGCTGCTGGTCACCGGCCGTCCGGAGATGGAGCTGCCGAAATCCGCCGCCGCCCCGGCGCCGGGGCATGGGCCGGGGCCCTCGGGTACTTAG
- a CDS encoding aspartate:alanine exchanger family transporter, protein MGSALADSWYNRDVFKPYPELLVLLTIATGFLIGRIHYKTIAVGSVTGCLIMGLVLGQSKVEITGPLKSFFFILFLFALGYKVGPQFFRGLKKDGLPQVYLSLIVCVSGLAVTWIIAKAVGYGPGLSAGLLAGGLTQSAVIGVSQQAIGTLPHYTPQQVTEQQNLVPVAYSVGYVIATVLAAIFVATVLPKFLKQDLAVESQKLAKEMAVPSDNPDLGTGYYEVVQRTFKVENPAFAGRTIQQFEDAARDAGRRLYITNVVRGGGGQLEHDDKYQNHVLLVGDTVALSGLRDSVVGYDPERMIGTETNDVPLLDYETEHLHVIVNKDGEAIGRSVADIRREPEMAGVFIDKMYRAGFPFPYRLSTQLDRGDTLVLTGPKRLTRGAADIVGKAVPTSYATDMMYVAAGVFLGGLIGIPALKVGGVPVALSTSGGALIMGLVFGWFRSKYPTYGNVPPGAQWFMDTFGLCAFVAIVGINAAPSFVDGLKKAGAGIVLWSALVCLIPLIIGFVVGHYGMRMRTPLLMASLAGAETTTAAFGAVNEAAKSSLPTLGYTVPYAVSNVLLTIWGSVIVLLNH, encoded by the coding sequence ATGGGCTCCGCGCTGGCCGACAGCTGGTACAACCGCGACGTCTTCAAGCCGTACCCCGAGCTCCTGGTCCTGCTGACCATCGCGACCGGCTTCCTGATCGGCCGGATCCACTACAAGACCATCGCGGTCGGGTCCGTCACCGGCTGCCTGATCATGGGGCTGGTCCTCGGGCAGAGCAAGGTCGAGATCACCGGCCCGCTGAAGTCCTTCTTCTTCATCCTTTTCCTGTTCGCCCTCGGCTACAAGGTGGGCCCGCAGTTCTTCCGCGGCCTGAAGAAGGACGGCCTGCCGCAGGTCTACCTGTCGCTCATCGTCTGCGTGTCGGGGCTGGCGGTCACGTGGATCATCGCCAAGGCCGTCGGTTACGGCCCGGGTCTGTCGGCCGGTCTGCTGGCCGGCGGCCTGACGCAGTCCGCGGTGATCGGCGTCTCGCAGCAGGCGATCGGCACGCTGCCGCACTACACCCCGCAGCAGGTCACCGAGCAGCAGAACCTGGTTCCGGTGGCGTACTCCGTCGGCTACGTCATCGCCACCGTGCTGGCCGCGATCTTCGTGGCGACCGTGCTGCCGAAGTTCCTCAAGCAGGACCTCGCGGTCGAGTCGCAGAAGCTGGCCAAGGAGATGGCCGTCCCCTCCGACAACCCCGACCTGGGCACCGGCTACTACGAGGTCGTGCAGCGCACGTTCAAGGTCGAGAACCCCGCCTTCGCCGGCCGGACGATCCAGCAGTTCGAGGACGCCGCCCGGGACGCCGGCCGGCGCCTGTACATCACCAACGTCGTGCGCGGCGGCGGCGGGCAGCTGGAGCACGACGACAAGTACCAGAACCACGTCCTGCTGGTCGGCGACACCGTCGCGCTGTCCGGCCTGCGCGACTCGGTCGTCGGCTACGACCCCGAGCGCATGATCGGCACGGAGACGAACGACGTCCCGCTGCTCGACTACGAGACCGAGCACCTGCACGTCATCGTCAACAAGGACGGCGAGGCGATCGGCCGCAGCGTCGCCGACATCCGCCGCGAGCCCGAGATGGCCGGCGTTTTCATCGACAAGATGTACCGCGCCGGGTTCCCGTTCCCGTACCGGCTCTCCACACAGCTGGACCGCGGCGACACCCTGGTCCTGACCGGCCCCAAACGCCTCACCCGCGGCGCCGCCGACATCGTCGGCAAGGCCGTGCCGACCAGCTACGCCACCGACATGATGTACGTCGCCGCCGGCGTCTTCCTCGGCGGCCTGATCGGTATCCCGGCGCTGAAGGTCGGCGGCGTGCCGGTGGCGCTGTCCACCTCCGGCGGCGCGCTCATCATGGGCCTGGTCTTCGGCTGGTTCCGGTCGAAGTACCCCACCTACGGCAACGTCCCGCCGGGCGCGCAGTGGTTCATGGACACCTTCGGGCTGTGCGCGTTCGTCGCGATCGTCGGTATCAACGCCGCCCCCAGCTTCGTCGACGGGCTGAAGAAGGCCGGCGCCGGCATCGTGCTGTGGTCGGCGCTGGTGTGCCTCATCCCCCTGATCATCGGGTTCGTCGTCGGCCACTACGGCATGAGGATGCGCACGCCGCTGCTCATGGCGTCGCTGGCCGGGGCCGAGACCACGACCGCCGCGTTCGGCGCGGTGAACGAGGCCGCGAAGTCCTCGCTGCCCACGCTCGGCTACACCGTGCCGTACGCCGTCAGCAACGTGCTGCTGACGATCTGGGGCTCGGTCATCGTCCTGCTCAACCACTGA
- a CDS encoding bifunctional aspartate transaminase/aspartate 4-decarboxylase yields the protein MSAKNGTARKRVPSTVKSAGVTRTTIKRWSSLSPFELKGELIDLAADTHKKSAAQLLNAGRGNPNWIATGPREAYLALGAFALEESRRVWTMDNLGGMPEVAGSAVRFDRFCLSNPGMTGVRLLRDMVDYGVTKLKFDADAWIGELTDAWIGDHYPDPPRVLDHCQEVVRAYLAAEMYGGKTPGTVDVFPTEGGTAAMCYLFDTLVTNGILHKGDTIALMTPIFTPYIEIPELERYSFDVVQVKADMMTEEGVHMWRYPDSEVDRLADPKVKALMLVNPSNPPSMALSDRVRDRIAGIVRSRNPNLAIITDDVYGTFVPGFRSLAATCPRNTALVYSWSKHYGATGHRLGVIAVAEDNVFDQLLAKLPKAKKEELNERYRSLTLDPEKTRFIDRLVADSRAVALNHTAGLSTPQQTMMMMFSLFDLLPEGQEYKQLLRTIVHRRLDLLMEGIGVHHISDDPGRACYYVELDILAEAEAFESREFAEYLEKNYEPTDVVFRLAHQASVVLLNGGGFDGPEWSVRVSLANLDDLDYLKIGHHLHSIMEEYKEEWLKTKK from the coding sequence ATGAGCGCCAAGAACGGCACCGCGCGCAAGCGCGTCCCCTCCACCGTCAAGTCCGCCGGCGTCACCCGCACCACGATCAAGCGCTGGTCGTCGCTGAGTCCGTTCGAGCTCAAGGGCGAGCTGATCGACCTGGCGGCCGACACGCACAAGAAGTCCGCCGCGCAGCTGCTCAACGCCGGGCGCGGCAATCCCAACTGGATCGCCACCGGCCCGCGCGAGGCCTACCTCGCGCTCGGCGCGTTCGCGCTGGAGGAGTCGCGGCGGGTCTGGACCATGGACAACCTCGGCGGCATGCCGGAGGTCGCCGGGAGCGCGGTCCGGTTCGACCGCTTCTGCCTGTCGAACCCGGGCATGACCGGCGTGCGGCTGCTGCGCGACATGGTCGACTACGGCGTCACCAAGCTGAAGTTCGACGCCGACGCGTGGATCGGCGAGCTCACCGACGCCTGGATCGGCGACCACTACCCCGACCCGCCGCGCGTGCTCGACCACTGCCAGGAGGTCGTGCGCGCGTATCTGGCCGCGGAGATGTACGGCGGCAAGACGCCCGGCACGGTCGACGTCTTCCCCACCGAGGGCGGCACGGCGGCGATGTGCTACCTGTTCGACACGCTGGTCACCAACGGCATCCTGCACAAGGGCGACACCATCGCCCTGATGACGCCGATCTTCACCCCGTACATCGAGATCCCGGAGCTGGAGCGCTACTCCTTCGACGTGGTCCAGGTGAAGGCCGACATGATGACCGAGGAGGGCGTCCACATGTGGCGCTATCCGGACTCCGAGGTCGACCGGCTGGCCGACCCGAAGGTCAAGGCCCTGATGTTGGTGAACCCGTCGAACCCGCCGTCGATGGCGCTGTCCGACCGGGTCCGCGACCGGATCGCGGGCATCGTCAGGTCCAGGAACCCGAACCTGGCGATCATCACCGACGACGTCTACGGCACGTTCGTCCCCGGCTTCCGCTCGCTGGCCGCCACCTGCCCGCGCAACACCGCGCTGGTCTACTCCTGGTCCAAGCACTACGGCGCCACCGGCCACCGCCTCGGCGTGATCGCGGTGGCCGAGGACAACGTCTTCGACCAGCTGCTCGCCAAGCTGCCGAAGGCGAAGAAGGAGGAGCTGAACGAGCGTTACCGCTCCCTGACTCTGGACCCTGAGAAGACCCGGTTCATCGACCGGCTGGTCGCCGACAGCCGCGCGGTGGCGCTGAACCACACCGCCGGCCTGTCCACGCCGCAGCAGACGATGATGATGATGTTCTCGCTGTTCGACCTGCTGCCGGAGGGCCAGGAGTACAAGCAGCTGCTGCGGACGATCGTGCACCGCCGGCTGGACCTGCTGATGGAGGGCATCGGCGTCCACCACATCAGCGACGACCCGGGGCGCGCCTGCTACTACGTCGAGCTGGACATCCTGGCCGAGGCCGAGGCGTTCGAGAGCAGGGAGTTCGCCGAGTACCTGGAGAAGAACTACGAGCCGACGGATGTGGTGTTCCGGCTCGCGCATCAGGCCTCTGTGGTGCTGCTGAACGGCGGCGGGTTCGACGGGCCGGAGTGGTCGGTGCGGGTGTCGCTGGCGAACCTGGACGACTTGGACTACCTGAAGATCGGGCACCATCTGCACTCGATCATGGAGGAGTACAAGGAAGAGTGGCTGAAGACGAAGAAGTGA